A DNA window from Hordeum vulgare subsp. vulgare chromosome 1H, MorexV3_pseudomolecules_assembly, whole genome shotgun sequence contains the following coding sequences:
- the LOC123440839 gene encoding formin-like protein 18: MADYHRPYHRDLRPPPSSVPDPTVFHGNGYFSSVSPQANGYFSSAPKDGAFPGAGDRRIEIYTTAPPPLPPPPRLALPPPPGRREGGVGSGGSGGGGGGGGSANMWCFSDPEMKRRRRVASYKAYSVEGKVKSSLRRGLRWFKGKCSDIFHGW, encoded by the coding sequence atGGCCGACTACCACCGCCCCTACCATCGCGACCTCCGCCCCCCGCCGTCCTCGGTCCCGGACCCCACCGTCTTCCACGGCAATGGTTActtctcctccgtctccccacaagCCAACGGCTACTTCTCCTCCGCGCCGAAAGACGGCGCCTTCCCCGGCGCAGGCGACCGGCGGATCGAGATCTACACGACGGCGCCTCCGCCTCTCCCACCACCTCCGCGCCTCGCACTGCCCCCTCCTCCGGGCAGGAGGGAAGGTGGCGTGGGGAGCGGAGGCAGCGGAgggggaggcgggggtggtggaagcgccaacatgtggtgcttcagCGACCCGGAGATgaagcggcggcggcgggtggcGAGCTACAAGGCTTACTCAGTGGAGGGGAAAGTGAAGTCGTCGCTGAGAAGGGGCCTCCGCTGGTTCAAGGGCAAGTGCTCCGATATCTTCCACGGCTGGTAA